The DNA region gcagagtcttcatttattcactctaatttaaggtttcgcgtgccagtaatatattttaacatttgtagaaggtctcgttgtataagtctataatatataactaaactattgtatgtaaagaaaataagggttttaaaatgtttgagaagattcatttaaaacgaaattaaaatgcagagcccccccggaccagtggccaggacccgggcagtgtgagtaccactgaaaatcagctcgcgtgccgccttcggcacctgtgcgataggttgcctacctctgagtTAATCTATGGACCTGATTTATGTAGACTCAGAGATATGAAATACAACTACAGTCCAAAGGGTTTCCGTATAACTGACAACTACCAAATGTGAGCAGGCTTTTTTTAAAGGATTCTGGTATGAAGGAATAAAATGGTAATTTGCATGCTATATTCAGCAATTCATACACTTTTTTCTGCTGTTAGAATACTTCAGATGTATAATAACCTGCAGAAACGTTATGACAGAGAAATCAAAATAAACCAGGAACAAAGTGAAACAATTAAAAATCTTACTGTAAGTAGTGACTGTTCAGTTTAGTTCAAATAATTTAATGTGACACTTAAGGATGAGTTTTGAGCTTTCCTAATATTTGTATAAATGGTCATGAAtatttctctgttttccttgttGAGTTCACAGGTGAATGGTCTTATTTTGACTTTAAGAGTAAATTCTGTCACTGCTCTCTTTGGTCCATGACTTCAGTGTTGATTACCTTTAGGCTATTTTTGTAGATAGTTGTAAGAACTGGCTCAATCTAACTGGAGTTAGTGTTCATTGTGTTGGGATAAACAACATTTTTGCTATTGCCAGAAAAAAGAGTTGCATAATTGTTAGTTTAAAAACTTCATATTAAGATTTCATagttaaacaacaaaacaaattttaaaaatccagttatGTAAATGTAGTCACTAGATAAAGAAAATTGTTGTATTTTAgtatttagtaaaaaaaaatgtgggaCATGCTGTATCTGACAATATTATGTAATATTTCAAACTAATATTTTCCCCAATACATTTAAATTCTATAAGTGCCTCTTCAGATTTATGTACTTTGATTAATCATTTTTCAAAGTAAAGTGTCATGGTTGTTGTATGGCTGATATCAGTAAGTTCAGATCAGGACCAgtgtaaaatgtttcatttttttgtgGGAGGAGGGTTGGTATTTCTTATTTGTTTGTATGTATTTATAacagatttttgaaaaaaattggtgtTTGCAGGATTTGTCTCTTATCCTTCATGCTTTTGCTGGTAAATTCTGTTCTAAATTAGATACTGGGGTCTTTAAATTGGTGCTCAAGAGATATTTCTAATCACATAaatctgagagtgatttttttgtacacttttttgctttaaattttcaattttttttaacatagattAAAATTCATGAGCTAGAGCATCAACTTCAAGGACAAGAACAAAGAATTGAGCAGCTGGAATGTAAAAAGGTCTCCCAGAAGGACAACACTGTTTCTGGAGTAATGACTCCAACAGCAGAGAGAGAAGTAACATTTTCTCACAGATGCATATGTAAAAAGCAGGGAGCCTGTTCTTGCAAATATTTAGGTAATAGATATGTACAGCAGTTTACAAAACAAACATTGAATCTCTGCTCTGATGCTTTTATACATGTCATTTCTCATCAAAAACGATGCGTTCCATCCTAAAACATAGGGCTCACTCAAGGCCACGTGCTTCATTTAGCCATTTTTCAAAGCTTAATTGCACTTAAGATACTACAATAAGGCCTATATGAAAATGGCCCCATCTGATCAGTAGATCTGTGTTGCGTGGATTTAGtctcatattttttattttagtgacaaaaaacgtttactgctttttttttttttttttttttttgcttagacCTATAAAGCCAGTGTAGCTCTGGAAAGGAGCTGTAGTCTATATCTTGTATATCAACATTATTACTATGTTATAGTCAGCTGTACATGTACAAACCCATTGGAGTCAGTCTTCTTGCACAGGTTTGCAGCTTCATACTTTTGACTTCAGAATCTTAATTTTTGTTGATGATGTATGAGGGAGAACCTAGCCAGATCtaacctttccctcctccccccccccccttttttttttacagcaaacTGGGTACCTTTGTTATGGAAGCTAAGAGACAAACCTAGACCCCACACAGTATAATTTTTATAAGGTTACTTTTCTAGAATAGAGCAGAATGGAACAGGATTTTATCTAACTAATGGAGGAACCCATCAGAGGAATAGTTTATATATAGAGTGCCCAGACTACTGTGACATCAAGGTTTTTATTTAAAGCCAAGAACTCACTGCAGTtccaaagtcctcaaatcatatgTGAGAGTAGACTTTCTGATTGTTGGATAGAATGCTAGCAAAGCAAAAATCTCAGAATAGGCTTTTATAAAAATGTACGAAAAGCTATCCCACTGGCATATCCTATGATCTCGTAGTTGCTGGTAATGGGtaggatcagatttttaaaggtaaataattttttttctaaaatactgtTATGCAAATTACTGCTCATAACACACACATTGGATGTAGTATAATATGATGTATGAGAAGTTAATTGTagtgattaaaatattaatttttaatttgaatgtAGAGCTATTGCTGCTTGAGATTCaaaagctgaagaaaaaaaacGAGAAGTTGTCTAGAGAAAAGAGAATGCAAAGAAATGAATTACCTGGATTAGACAAGGTACCTTGCTTTTAGGGTAAATTTCATAATAGACAAATTTATAAAACTAACTTCCTAGCATATATTAACCATAGAAGTACTTGCTGTTGTACAAATGGACTCCAATATGTGTTTGCTTGTTAGCATTTAAAACGTCTTTGATTTAATCTCCTCCATTCACACTTGTTCAGGAAGAGGAGTAATTGGAATTCAAGTGAACTTTTGTTTTTATCTGCTTGATTCTCTTGTGAACACGCTTTTGTCTTGGGCGACTTCTGTCTCTTGTCCTTCACCTTCATGATGAATTGAGAGATTATTTTCTCTGTGTTATGGACACACTGACTGAAGTGTAAATCGATTAACTTAGTTCTGCCCAACAGATAGATAATTGCatcaagaacaaaaacaaatttctcAAACCTAAGCATCCACTGCTGCTCTGTAATATTTGTGAGTGGAGGATTATTCTCCCATGGAGTTAATTACTCCTAGGGCAGACTTTTCACTCTTCTTTGCTGGGCTGTTAAAATAGACATTTGGACCAAGGGGGAAGTGAGTTAGTGGGAAGTGTTGGTAATTCTTGAAATGAAATGGTAAGAGTTGGAGGGCCAATCTTACTGTTCATCTGAGTTATTTGACTATCCAGATGAAAGTTTTCTTCATTTTTAGCAGTAAATTTCCTTTCAGTTGGGTTTACCTTTATGCAAACACAAAAATCAAATGATTTCAGCTCGGTCCTTTTGATTTGAGGACAAACATTAATCCATTGGCTCTTGGACTGGGACATTTGTAGTACATACTGGCATCATTGGCATTCAAGTGATTTGGGAACTTCAGTCCAGTTAGGTGCTCTTATAATTTTACGCTCGGTGTGTAGAGAGTAATCCTAATTGTATAGTCCTGAGTGTTCGTTGAAGAATAAATTCAGATACTGATATCACTTTTCACTTGTTTTCAGTATTAACTTAGTGCTACCTCTTGAAGGATGTACTGCCTTGTCCTGTTGTCCTCATCAGCTCCAACAGGTTTTCATCTGGGTAGTACTTACAGATCCAGCAGGAAGTGGTGTTGGTGATTTATGGTGTGTGACTGTCTTCTAAGGATTGTTACTGAATCAATATGGCCTAGTCTGATGTTTTATTTAGGAGGTAGGATTACTACTGTGTGATTGAAAATCTCATATTTCAGATGAGAGATCTATCTGAGGACCTAATAATTTGTCACTAATGTTCTTATTACTGATATACTAGTAGCTGAAAGTCTGTGATATCACATGGGTGTGGCAGTCGGGCCACATAATCCACAGTCTATGCAGCCTTTCTCATACAACCAATACaactgttgcatgcaaattagctataGAGGaagggtggtgattggttgagttacctctgatattGCAATGAACTAGGACTCATGGTTTGGCATAGATACATGCCTACTGTAGCTGCACACCACATAGGTGTAATTCATAAAATTAAagtggctgagaacttaaaaattggacagTAAAACAGTGAatctggtgatattctgaacaaaaagagctctcagccaAGCTTGTAGCTGTTTCTGTCTCCTCATGCTGACTCAATGGACATTGTAGGCTTCACAGTGACATACAGAGTAACAATTGTGGAATTGTATTATACAGATGACTACAAGATGTGTGTGGTAGGTTACAAAGCCAACATTGACTCCTTTCTCCAAAGCACTTAGTCAAAGTAAAAACAAGAGAAGAACACAGTAAAATCTGGAGACATCTTTATCATGTAGTCTCTTTTGAAAGTAGTAGATTCTGTGTCACCTTTCGAGCTAGAGTTCTGGGTCATTACATTCTGCCTACTATTGCTAAACTTCCTGTGTAAGTGATTTGGAAATGCTATTCTTTTTCTGTCCTAAACTCTGAAAGATTGCCTGTGCACGTCATTGCCTTCACTCCTCCATTACTGAAATCCGTATCCATACCTTAGTCTCCTCTCTCCTTGACTATTGCAGTTCCAGTCTTTATGGACTAACTTCTAACTCTCAGCTCTCCAGACTTCATGATATGTGGAATTCTACTGTCTGGCTTTTGCAAATACAGGGAAATGTAACTACATTTCCATTAGCAGACACCTCTTTTGGCTCCTGATTCACTTTGAGATCCCATTGACATCcctttggttttttaaattttcactgaTTTGTTTCCTGTGTCTTTGTggactttgttttctctcttgaaTCCATCTTACTATCTCTGCCCACACCAGTGGGTTTGTGTGACTACCTATCCTTGCCATTTAGAACTACCTTTTTGTCTTTCTGCAACATTGACTCTTCTCTCCTTTGCTTCTCTCTTAATTTCTCTTGCTGCTATCATATTTTCTACTTTACTTTTGTTATTTgtctgtaaaatattttgaaactgtttgtatgaaagatgctatataaaaatTGTAAGCTGTTGTGCAGTATTGCAGTTAGCTGTTACATCTCAGTTCAGATGTGGTTGCAGCCTCTCTGGTGACCAAAGTGATTCCTATGTGTATAACTTGAAGAGtactctgagggtacgtctacacagcccACAGCAGCGAGTGTCAGAGCCTGAGTTGATAAACTTGATGTTGCTGTGTAGACGTtctggctcaggctctgaagcctaccTCCCTcaccaggcttcagagcctgagctctggcCCGAGCTGCAATGTTTATGCAGCTCTTTTTAGCATGTTAGTGGAAGTTTGAGTCTATCGACTTGGGCTATGAGACTCGCTGTGTCTGTACCCTGAGAAGTAGGCTGAAGCAGGGGAAAATTTTGACGTATGACCATAACCTTCCAATGTCTAATGGGAAATGTAACTAGAACAAAAAAAGATGAAcactgaattttcttttttagGAATTTTTCGACGAGATAGAAGATTTAAAGTATGCTCTGCAAGAATCAATGAAACTGAATAATCAGTATGAAAAGTGCTTGAAACACATAAGTTCAACATATGGATTTGCTTTTGCCGCACCTTTTGTAACTAGTAATAGTCATATAATTTAATAGAAATTAAACATTCCATTTAGATTTTTAATGTTGAATTCTTTTCCCAAAACACAGACCAACCTGGTTGCCAGGTTAGCACTTCATTTTCCACATAAAATCATGACTTCCTTGACTCTAACATGCAATTTTAGTGTTCTGTATCTTTTACATTGACCTTGTGCCTTTGCTATATAGTTTTTGAATAAACTATccttttataattttgttttaaaaattcagtggttctgtttcatttgtttaaaatggATGTTGCAGGAGTAAATAATGTTGCACTTCTTATCTTTGTATTTAACTAATTGTCCAGCTTTGTTGTTTTATTATCATAGACTTCATGGGCTTAGTCGTCAGTTGTGGTAGAAGAAAGATCAGTGCAGCTGAGGAGGGGCATTGCAAAGGTGGTTGAAAGGTGTTGTGCGGTCAGATCATTTGGGTGCAGGGGAGCagaaaacaacccccccccactaTCCAGGGTCGGAAGTGGTCCGGTAGCTCTATGCTACTTGAGCTTCAGTCCAAGCAGGCGAAATCTCTGAAGGATTAGTGACCTGGCTTTAGGGTTGCTTAGTGCTAGCACTTTGATATAAAGCTGCCCTAACACAGCCTAGGATCTGGCCTATTATTTGTAAATTCACTGAGGACCCAGTAACCCCAAATTCCTACTTTTGAGTTGGTCCCTTGAACATTTTACCCAGATGTTCCTACCTGCTATCTTATTctatgtgtttgtttattctttgcATGACAGTTTTTTCCTTATTAAATAAAACAGCAACTATCTGTCCATCAATTGGCTGGTTTCTCAAGAGTGTTTTACAGAGAGACTCTTGGACAGATTTGagggaggagaaggtggtggCTTTACATATCAGTTTTGGGAGAGTGCCCCCCATGTAAAGGGCAACATGGAAGAAGGTGCAGAGATGTTGGGGTCAAATTCTTTTTCCCAAATTCATAGGATGTTCCATATGAATCTTTTACCATTGTAAAAATATACAGCAAGGAGGAATAAAATTGTCATCCCTGGCGGAATCCTGTGGTTTGCAAAGTCCGCTGAATAATGTAGAAATCTTTCTTATAATACATTGCCTCTGCCTGAGCTATTTAAGAAGGGTCAAGAAGGTGAAAACCTTGCTATTCCTTTTATCATGCTGTCTTAAAAATTTCAAAACTATCATCCCAGTCTCCTTTCTTTTAGAATGAGGATAAGCACAAGTCCTTTAACCTTTCCTTAATTAGATTCTTCATCAAAGGTCTAGTTCTAAACAACACAATCATCTACGCTGGGATATCTAGTGCCAATATGGTTAAATCATAATTCCACTCCATCCAGTGAGGTCGGTGTAACTGCGTGTTAACTGTGACCTTCAAATCATTCTAATGCTACCTGGCAGAAAACAGCTATCCTGTAACCAGGGCTGCAAACATGGTGTGGATTTACTGTGGATCAATATACTACACCCAGTCTTCCTCAAAATAGCTTTTACAGTCGAAAAAGAGAGCAGGTACAGCTGTGAACGAGCATTTCAGCTATGATTGAAAACAGCCAACCAGAATTCAGCTGCAGCTGGCCAATGACAGAACCTCCGGGTTGAAGAGTAAAACAGCCAATCCGAATCAGTGTTTCATTTGGCTAGTAAGAGGAGGTGTCATGTTGCGTTCCTGGCTGTTAGTGCCAATTATGCTCGGCTGGTCTCGCGATGTCCTTTCAGTAGCAGCAAACCCGTAACCCAGAATTGTGTGCACGGATCAGACAACTGCAGCAGCCCTAAAGTCTGTAGCACGGTTTCTAGactagcagcagccaggagcagaagcagtggcGCAAGGGGCATTGCAGAGAGGATCCGCCACCCCGTCTGTTGGGGGTATTGTTTTCTGCTATTGCTGGGGTCCTTTCGGTGGCAGTTCCACCTGACTTTTGGTTGTATTTTCCTGGATTATTGTTTGACTGAGGACTCGGCTCTTTCACCCGCCGCCCCCGTAGCTCTTTGCGTGCAGATGCATTATAGAAAGTTGTTTTGTAAAAAGTCTTTTAATGAAGAGAGAGGCTCCCGGAATGCGGTTGAATAATGGTTATGAAActagtatttgcctttttttctgtTAAGGATGGCGTGGATTTGTGAATGTGAAGGGTCTTGAAGTTTTTTGCCTTCCATCTTTTACGTGCATTGGTGCAACTCAGGTAACTTACTAACATTTTCTATTAAGTCATATAATACTTTGGCAGCCCTTTGATAGTTTGTGGTTCCCCCATAACAATCTGTACAGCAGGAAGTAAAGATGGAACCCTGGTATTAGAGATAGGTACGATTTGCACGGTAAAtctttgtgtgtatgtatctGCCTAACAAATGTTTCTGTTTTACACTTGTCTTTTCAATATGGAACATAAAACAAGATCCTGTGGTTTTATAATGCTGACCTTGATTAAAATGCTAGGTAAGAATGATGTTGAAACAAAGGTAACCCAGCCTCATTTGTAGCTTCACAGCTCAGTGAGTTTGTAAAGTGgccaatggcttttttttttcctcttgaagCAGATTAGAGGTTTTTCTGGAATTGTAGTTTACTTTTCCAGTCATCTAAGTATACTTTATTGACTTCTTCACAGATCTTTAGTTTCAGTGGTTCTGACATGGCATGTCCTGAATAAGGCCAGCAATGATGCTCTCAGAacctttcaggatggggtccccagtGAGAAATGTAAGCAGTGCGAAGAAAGACCTGACAGGCTGAAAGAATgagtccccccccccactctattGGGGAGGTTTTTTTGTTCCTCCTTCTGAAATATCTGGTACTGGTCTCTGTCAGACACAGGGTACCAGATTGGACAGACCATTGATTTGCttaatgttaagtatcagagggtagccgtgttagtctggatctgtaaaagcagcaaagaatcctgtggcaccttatagactaacagaggttttggagcatgagctttcgtgggtgaatacccacttcttcagatgcatgtaatggaaatatccaggggcaggtatatatatgtgtgctagcaagcaagctagagataacgaggtcagttcaatcagggaggatgaggccctgttctagcagttgaggtgtgaaaaccaagagaggagaaactggttctgtaattggcaagccattcacagtctttgttcaatcctgagctgatggtgtcatctgcaaatttgacaccatcagctcaggattgaacaaagactgtgaatggcttgccaattacagaaccagtttctcctctcttggttttcacacctcaactgctagaacagggcctcatcctccctgattgaactgacctcgttatctctagcttgcttgctagcacacatatatatacctgcccctggatatttccattacatgcatctgaagaagtgggtattcacccacgaaagctcatgctccaaaacctctgttagtctataaggtgccacaggattctttgctgcttttgcttaaTGTTGTAATTCCTGTGGTTCCTAAATTTAATTTGGGTGTAGGATGTTGGATTGCTGTTACAGTTCTTGTATCATAACCAAAGAATATAACTCTGCATTTTCTTCATAATATGGCGGCTGTTCCACAGGACAACTTGCGAGAGGTAATGACCCTATTCATAGtgtgaagaaagagagaaaatcaaGTTTTACCAGAGGTGAcaataaaaaagaacaaagaggCTATTTAGCATGTACTTGTGTATGCATGGAGCTGTCTCATATATGTGGAAGCTATTTTCTTGCTCATAATCTATCCGTATGTAGTTGAATGAACAGAAAATGTGCATTTGCAGATTACTTTATTGTggctgtttgagtgttttctatTGTCTGATGAGTGAGCAGTTGCTGCATTTTGAGGTTTTTGCCTTTGCATTATTTCCTGCACTTCTCTAAAGCACATAGCAAAGATTGACCCATTACTGTTAACATATTAAATGACATTGAAAAAGTGTAGTTCTTGTCCCAGACTGATGCCTGTTTGCTGTCTTGAAAAGATAATGTTTCTAAATATTGGTAAcattgacaaatccatgtttaaAAAGAGGTAACTTTGTGATCAGGTGTAGGCTTTCTTGAGAAAGTAAGATGCTTGTGGCATGTTGCCAacgttaattttttttaaggcagGGACTTATTGAGAGGCTGCCTGGCCCACTGGTTTTAGAGCATTCGTAGTAGGAAGAGCTGAATTCTGTCCTGATTCTGTCATTGACTTTCTACTGACTTTGGTCAAGTCACTGACCCTTTCAAAAAAATGGCTTACTTTTTAGTTGTCCAGCGTATGGTCTGGTGTTCAGAAGTACTGATTACTCAGAATTCCAATAAAATCCTGCCAAAACATCTGAAAAATGGCTACAGGCATGTCAGACCGAGCCATGAAGGATTCCAAAATTAGTGTATACATTTGAAATGCCTTTGTTTCTGCATTTGGGTAATGGTGCTGACCTgccttttttcaaaatatttcgaTATCTATAGATAAAGTTTaatgtaagtgctaagtattaccATTATTTGTTGTCTCCTAATACTTCAGAGCATAGGAAAGCAAATAATGAATGTCCAGTTCTCATCTTTAAAAGAAAGtgtgcttgattttttttatagcttTCCCATTAATATTGATTCAAATTTCCATTAATAAGTATTTAGAGAAACACTGTCACTTGTGCTCCTGTCCCAGTTAATACAATCTAAGTGGCTGTCTCTTAAAAGCAGGTGCATCAGGCATGTTGTGCTGTCTCTTAAGTGAAATCCGGggataggctgca from Gopherus evgoodei ecotype Sinaloan lineage chromosome 2, rGopEvg1_v1.p, whole genome shotgun sequence includes:
- the LOC115646660 gene encoding centrosomal protein of 290 kDa-like isoform X2, whose translation is MRDYVTSRDVQVQTESDLWHKGSGSHNKEMKVASESARILQMYNNLQKRYDREIKINQEQSETIKNLTIKIHELEHQLQGQEQRIEQLECKKVSQKDNTVSGVMTPTAEREVTFSHRCICKKQGACSCKYLELLLLEIQKLKKKNEKLSREKRMQRNELPGLDKEFFDEIEDLKYALQESMKLNNQYEKCLKHISSTYGFAFAAPFVTSNSHII
- the LOC115646660 gene encoding centrosomal protein of 290 kDa-like isoform X1; translation: MELPTVHQCLQLNNENEQLLKKLKRLHRKNQQLENYLAQIQEKLHLDQLMRDYVTSRDVQVQTESDLWHKGSGSHNKEMKVASESARILQMYNNLQKRYDREIKINQEQSETIKNLTIKIHELEHQLQGQEQRIEQLECKKVSQKDNTVSGVMTPTAEREVTFSHRCICKKQGACSCKYLELLLLEIQKLKKKNEKLSREKRMQRNELPGLDKEFFDEIEDLKYALQESMKLNNQYEKCLKHISSTYGFAFAAPFVTSNSHII